Proteins from a single region of Lates calcarifer isolate ASB-BC8 linkage group LG19, TLL_Latcal_v3, whole genome shotgun sequence:
- the LOC108892460 gene encoding fibroblast growth factor receptor-like 1, with the protein MKLSLDSMGVLKIVLFIFEVVVLTDCARGPPRVSEKVTHRQTARIGSAIKLPCPVEGDPPPLIMWTKDSRNIHSGWIRFRILRMGLKIKEVEADDTGTYVCKATNGFGSVNINYTLIVINDSGSDKPGPVAADGAESELGTDGVSDKYVRPRFTQPTKMRNRVIARPVGSSVRLKCKASGNPQPDILWLKDDRPLTDQEVGEGRQKKWTLSLRNLTPEHSGRYTCRVSNRAGEINATYKVEVIQRSHSKPVLTGTHPVNTTVDYGGTTSFQCKVRSDVKPVIQWLKRVESNEESRYNSTIEVGDHRFVVLPTGEVWSRPDGSYLNKLLITRAKEEDAGMYICLGANTMGYSFRSAFLTVLPDTKPPITPMFSPASSSLPWPVIIGIPAGIVFIFGTVLLWFCQSRKHCPPPSAPAAAAQVLQSSHRLPYRERDRGGMAPSSSSSSPEKDCMSSMNYEEYLAQQQLLLNQGGPTLPPKIYPKIYTDIHTHTHSHVDGKVHQHQHIHFQC; encoded by the exons ATGAAGTTGTCTTTGGACAGTATGGGCGTCCTGAAGATCGTGCTGTTCATCTTTGAGGTTGTTGTACTGACAGACTGCGCAAGAG GACCTCCGCGTGTGTCTGAGAAGGTtactcacagacagacagcccGGATTGGGAGTGCCATCAAGCTGCCATGTCCGGTGGAAGGAGACCCTCCACCCCTAATAATGTGGACCAAAGACTCGCGCAACATCCACAGTGGCTGGATCCGTTTCCGTATTCTCCGCATGGGCCTGAAGATCAAGGAGGTGGAAGCAGACGACACTGGCACCTACGTCTGCAAAGCCACCAACGGCTTTGGTAGCGTTAACATCAACTACACCCTCATCGTTATCA ATGACTCAGGTTCTGATAAACCTGGACCTGTAGCAGCTGATGGAGCAGAGTCTGAGCTGGGCACTGATGGTGTGTCAGACAAATATG TACGTCCCCGCTTCACCCAGCCCACTAAAATGAGGAACAGGGTGATAGCCCGTCCTGTTGGCAGCTCAGTGCGGCTCAAATGCAAGGCCAGCGGAAACCCTCAGCCAGACATCTTGTGGCTGAAGGACGACAGGCCGCTGACGGATCAGGAGGTCGGCGAGGGCCGTCAGAAGAAGTGGACTCTGAGTCTGAGGAACCTGACGCCAGAGCACAGCGGCAGATACACCTGCAGGGTCTCCAATCGGGCGGGGGAAATCAACGCCACATATAAAGTTGAGGTCATAC AGAGGTCACACTCCAAGCCTGTTTTGACGGGCACCCACCCAGTCAACACGACGGTGGACTACGGAGGCACCACGTCGTTCCAGTGCAAAGTGAGGAGTGACGTTAAGCCGGTCATCCAGTGGCTCAAACGTGTGGAGTCTAACGAGGAGAGCCGCTACAACTCCACCATTGAGGTGGGAGACCACCGGTTCGTGGTGCTGCCCACAGGAGAGGTGTGGTCGAGGCCCGACGGCTCCTACCTCAACAAGCTGCTCATTACCCGCGCCAAGGAGGAGGACGCTGGCATGTACATCTGCTTAGGCGCCAACACCATGGGCTACAGCTTCCGCAGCGCCTTCCTCACTGTGCTGCCAG ACACAAAGCCTCCCATTACGCCCATGTTCTCACCGGCCTCCAGCTCTCTGCCCTGGCCTGTCATCATTGGCATACCTGCTGGAATAGTGTTCATCTTTGgcacagtgctgctgtggttctgccagagcagaaaacactgcCCTCCTCCCAGCGCTCCGGCTGCGGCTGCACAAGTACTGCAGAGCTCCCACCGGCTGCCATATCGAGAGCGGGACAGGGGCGGCATGGCTccgtcctccagctcctccagcccGGAGAAAGACTGCATGAGCTCCATGAACTACGAGGAGTACTTGgcgcagcagcagctcctcctcaaCCAGGGAGGCCCAACGCTCCCCCCTAAAATCTATCCCAAAATCTACACAGACATCCACACGCACACTCACTCCCACGTGGACGGGAAAGTACATCAGcatcaacacattcattttcagtgttag
- the zfyve28 gene encoding LOW QUALITY PROTEIN: lateral signaling target protein 2 homolog (The sequence of the model RefSeq protein was modified relative to this genomic sequence to represent the inferred CDS: deleted 1 base in 1 codon): MNRFRKWLYKPKRTDPQLLAQFYYADEELNQVATELDSLDGRKDPQRCTLLVNQFRSCQDNVLNIINQIMDECIPNDRANRDFCVKFPEEIRHDNLAGQLWFGAECLAAGSIIMNREIESIAMRPLAKDLTRSLEEVRNITRDQALRDLNLYTDRMKDALRHFDSLFAEFELSYVSAMVPVKSPKEYYVQQEVIVLFCETVERALKLGYLTQDMIDDYEPALMFTIPRLAIVCGLVVYSEGPLNLHRKSEDMSELFRPFRTLLKKIRDLLQTLTEEELMTLERNLCISQDGELSTGQGQATNSVPAPVQENHSSCSPANDTPKGESEGEQEHLALYVCPSQEEETAQVEKGWEEVETERGEEEQEQGLLCEEAEEAELACSMQYDEEELEQLNMMVYLVGDEMSTLLSPPSQGQSPAHNPNRGEAGGSSGASSTDASPRRLPRGRGRTGIYVEEEDRVFFMEDLDAAGDSITSISREACSCIASPSKAPESAHPTQRKPGPRPDSVRNGWYSEAPSEQPCPQPRSQNVLCHNAKLPPCTTAPGSEPLPYTNGWEMGLEGTASETAEVIAHRMGGMKLSATVIFNPRSPSLTELAVDKLLLPRPPPSEIEPCSPLVATHCLLNSCVCCGSCEDGHEDAVTTDSTGLGLGLALGLDKHSKTVAPSTVIQSSACRLPPRGHEPHSKGELTQVTPPSSRSSAEPLEEESNTQLCEKCLVVAPGPGHHAQDCSSSGGDGPSLCNHQLRTEKRQQASGGRQRDKDKEMDKDKPGSKNSQRDTKEESRRSSSFQNSPLSSVSGSDCESVTTCSLSSSAYTPSPVSSLTPSSGMSEDLDHQEIQLALEDAKVAARNKIRSRFHSSSDLIHRLFVCISGVADQLQTNYASDLRSILKTLFEVMATKCEKGDNDKQKKAGPVLRSAVLEDCALCQETISSSELAAKAREGQFEDPPDWVPDEACNSCIACKAPFTVIRRKHHCRSCGKIFCSRCSSHSAPLPRYGQVKPVRVCTHCYMFHVTPFYSDKAGI; encoded by the exons AGGACGGACCCTCAGCTCCTGGCCCAGTTCTACTACGCTGATGAAGAGCTGAACCAGGTGGCCACTGAGCTGGACAGCCTCGACGGCAGGAAGGACCCTCAGAGATGTACCCTGCTGGTCAACCAGTTCAGATCCTGTCAG GACAATGTGTTAAACATTATCAATCAGATCATGGATGAATGTATCCCCAACGACCGGGCTAACAGAGACTTCTGTGTCAAGTTCCCTGAGGAGATTCGTCATGACAACTTGGCAGGGCAGCTGTGGTTTGGGGCTGAG TGTTTGGCTGCCGGCTCCATCATCATGAACAGGGAGATAGAGAGTATAGCTATGAGACCCCTGGCTAAGGACCTCACTCGCAGCCTGGAGGAAGTACGCAACATCACCAGAGACCAGGCCCTGAGAGACCTCAACTTGTACACAGACCGCATGAAGGACGCATTGCGACATTTCGACAGCCTTTTTGCTGAGTTTGAGCTCAG CTATGTGTCAGCCATGGTGCCTGTGAAGTCTCCCAAAGAATACTATGTACAGCAGGAGGTGATTGTGCTCTTCTGTGAGACTGTGGAGAG GGCTCTGAAACTGGGCTACCTCACGCAGGACATGATCGATGACTATGAACCTGCTCTGATGTTTACAATTCCCAGACTAGCCATTGTGTG tGGGCTGGTTGTGTATTCAGAGGGGCCTCTTAACCTACACCGAAAATCAGAGGACATGTCTGAGCTCTTCCGGCCTTTTCGCACTTTATTGAAGAAAATCCG AGACCTGCTGCAGACCCTGACTGAAGAGGAGCTGATGACACTGGAGAGGAACCTGTGTATCTCTCAGGACGGGGAGTTGTCCACGGGCCAGGGGCAGGCTACAAACAGTGTGCCAGCACCGGTCCAAGAGAATCACTCATCCTGCAGCCCTGCTAATGACACCCCCAAGGGGGAGAGTGAGGGGGAGCAGGAGCATCTGGCTCTGTATGTCTGTCccagccaggaggaggagacggcaCAAGTGGAAAAGGGCTGGGAGGAGGTAGAGActgagaggggagaggaggagcaggagcagggcCTGCTatgtgaggaggcagaggaggcagagctggCCTGCTCTATGCAGTATGACGAGGAGGAACTGGAGCAGCTCAACATGATGGTGTACCTCGTAGGAGACGAGATGTCCACCCTGCTGTCACCTCCCAGTCAGGGTCAGTCCCCAGCCCACAACCCCaacagaggagaagcaggaggttCAAGTGGGGCCTCCAGCACTGACGCGTCTCCCCGCAGGCTTCCACGGGGCCGGGGAAGGACAGGCATCTAtgtagaggaggaggacagggtTTTCTTCATGGAGGACCTGGATGCAGCAGGAGACAGCATCACCAGCATCTCAAGAGAGGCCTGTAGTTGCATTGCCTCTCCTTCCAAAGCACCGGAGTCTGCTCACCCCACGCAGCGCAAGCCCGGACCACGGCCGGATTCTGTTCGAAATGGCTGGTACTCTGAGGCCCCGTCTGAGCAGCCATGCCCACAGCCACGCAGCCAGAACGTACTCTGTCATAATGCAAAGCTCCCACCATGCACCACCGCCCCTGGCTCTGAACCGCTGCCTTACACGAACGGGTGGGAGATGGGTTTAGAGGGGACAGCTTCTGAAACTGCCGAGGTCATCGCCCACCGTATGGGTGGGATGAAGCTTTCTGCCACGGTCATCTTCAATCCCCGCTCCCCGAGCTTGACGGAGCTGGCCGtggacaagctgctgctgccgcgGCCCCCTCCCTCCGAGATTGAGCCCTGCAGCCCTCTGGTGGCAACTCACTGCCTGCTTAACTCGTGTGTCTGCTGTGGGAGCTGCGAGGATGGCCACGAGGATGCCGTCACCACTGACAGCACAGGACTCGGCTTAGGGCTCGCACTGGGATTGGACAAGCACTCTAAGACCGTGGCCCCCAGCACCGTCATCCAGTCTTCTGCTTGCCGGTTGCCCCCGCGAGGTCACGAGCCTCACAGCAAGGGGGAACTCACCCAGGTGACACCGCCATCTTCCCGCAGCTCTGCAGAGCCGCTGGAAGAGGAGTCAAACACCCAGCTCTGCGAGAAGTGCCTGGTGGTGGCTCCAGGGCCGGGGCATCACGCTCAGGACTGTAGCTCCAGCGGAGGGGATGGACCCTCCCTGTGCAACCACCAGCTGAGGACTGAAAAGAGGCAGCAGGCCAGTGGAGGCCGACAGAGGGATAAGGATAAGGAGATGGATAAAGACAAGCCAGGAAGTAAAAACTCGCAGAGGGACACcaaagaggagagcaggaggagctcCAG ttttcagaactctcccctcagctctgtgtcagGTAGTGACTGTGAGAGTGTAACCACATGTAGTCTGTCAAGCAGTGCATATACTCCCAG CCCCGTGAGCAGTCTGACCCCCAGCTCGGGAATGTCCGAAGACCTGGACCATCAGGAGATCCAGCTGGCTCTGGAAGACGCCAAGGTGGCCGCCAGGAACAAGATCCGATCGCGcttccacagcagcagtgaccTCATCCACCGTCTCTTTGTTTGTATATCAG GTGTTGCAGATCAGCTGCAGACAAACTATGCTAGTGACCTTCGCAGCATCCTCAAGACTCTGTTTGAAGTCATGGCAACCAAGTGTGAG AAGGGAGACAATGATAAGCAGAAGAAAG CAGGACCTGTCCTGCGTAGTGCCGTGCTGGAGGACTGCGCTCTCTGTCAGGAGACCATTTCTTCTTCAGAATTGGCTGCCAAGGCACGGGAGGGCCAGTTCGAAG ACCCTCCTGACTGGGTCCCTGATGAAGCCTGCAACTCCTGCATTGCCTGCAAGGCTCCCTTCACTGTCATCCGCAGGAAGCATCACTGTAGGAGCTGTGGAAAG ATCTTCTGCTCTCGCTGCTCATCCCACTCGGCACCATTGCCCCGGTATGGCCAGGTGAAGCCCGTCAGGGTGTGCACACACTGCTACATGTTTCACGTCACACCCTTCTACAGCGACAAGGCCGGCATCTGA